GCGCGCCGGGCGGAAAGATTCAGGTCAAAATCACCGGTGACTGCGTGAGCAGCGCCCCGACGAACAGAAAGCGCTTCGCAAACTTCGTTGGTGAATAATGCGGGGTGTAACGAGGATGGGTGCAAGCACCGAAGGCTGAGCCGCTTGAAGTTCGCGGTGTTAGGCACTGAAGGGATAAAACAGTTTGCCTGCCGCCCGACAGGCAATCGAAGGGCTGTTTCGAATCACCGCTCGGGCAATCGACATCGCAGAGGAATCCCCTTGATCCGAAGCAATACGTCCCGTTAAGCAATCATTGTAGATCGTGCTCTCGATCGCACCCCACTTTTGCTTGAATCGCCGCAGTCCAATTTCGATTTCGCGAGAGGTGCCAAAGTCGAGTTTTGTCATGGGGGATTCCACGCCGTACTTCATCACATGATGTACCAGAAAGTCATTGGGGCGAAGGTCAAGGGCGGCGCCGTCGGAGGCAGCGTATTTGTAGAGCAGCGTTTGTTGATACGGTAAGAAAACGCCCGCAGCAACCACGTGCCCGCAATGTGAGGCCGTTGCAATAAAGCCGAGTCCGCCGACGATCATTTGTTGGTGCAAACGTGAAAAAAAGCGGCAGGACTGAACCGGTATCCCATGCTTACGGCGTGTTTTGATGTGCAATCGATAGAAAATTTCAAGAGCCTCGGCGTCGTTGCGGATCTTGAATTGCAGGTTGGCTTTGTAGGCCTTGCGAAGATTTTGGGCAAGGCTGCGGGGATAGCCAGATTCAATGTCCGTCGCTGATCGGGTTAGATTCAGTTCGTGGCGTACAAGGCCGCTTGGCGTGCAACAAAATCCCAATGGCGCGTCCGTTTTGTTGAGCACACAGACATGTCGCCCGAAGTTCGTCGTCTGGAGTCCCTGACGCAGGCCTGATAGGCTGGTTACGTCTTTTCCCAATGCTCGGAGATTGTCACTGAAGGGGAGCGAAATGAGCATTTTCTTGCCAAACAGCGTCCTTGTTTCCAAGAATGGTAAACCCGCCACAACCTCACCAGCCTGCTTCCACGCATAGATGCGCAAGGGAAACCCATAATGCTGTTGCAGTAGTTTCAGCCAGCGACCATGGTGAAATGCGGTACTTTCACTTCTGGAATCAACAAACTCCTGCCACTGGTCCGTCGTGACACATTCAAGTGAACCCTGTTGATCTCGCGCCGGTTCGATGGGACTTGCAGAAGCCGTGTGGCCATTCGATTGGATCATGGTCGCTGGCTCAGCCGACGTTGGATTTCGATAGCCAATTCTTCAACGTAGGGTTCCATCAGCATACCCGCAGGATAGACGTCAAGTTCAACGACGTCGAGGTCCTGCACCAGACCATTGCCCCATCCCAACGTAGGATCGTCGTAGCCGCTGTAGGCTTTTCGCGGTTTGAAGATGGTCACCCTTCCCGAATAGGGCTGATGGACATATCGATCGTTTGCTTGATCGTTGATTTTTTCCAATAATTGCAGGGGAGGTTTTTTTCGAATTCTTGTTGCATGAGCAAGCTTGGTCACGCCGACGGCCCAACGACGCGAGAACCGACTTCGTAGCTCAACCAGTTTTCCCAGCACAAAGGGGTAGGCTCCACGTGGTCCCCGCCTGACCAAATTGGCAGCATGGAAGCCAATGTTTTGGATTCGCCGGTAAGATGATGTCCACAACGTTTCTTTGAACTGCTGGCTCGTGGTGTCGAACAACGCAAGCAGATCAATCGCTTCACCCTCTTTCGACAATTGCTGTGATATCTCGTACGCGATGGTACCGCCCAAACAATACCCGCCGAGATGGTACGGACCTTGGGGCTGGACTTTGCGAATCTCCTTCAGATAGTCTGTCGCCATTTCTTGGACGGTTGTATGAACCTCAGCCTCGCCATTGAGTCCCCGTGCCTGCAACCCATAGATTGGACGCTCTTTCCCGAGGCGGATGGCCAGTTCCCGGTACAGCAAAACGTTACCGTGAGCCGCATGAATGAAGAAAAGTGGGGGCAACTTATCGTTACCGTCTTGAATCGGCACCAGTGAGTCCCAGTTGGGTTTCCAGCCGTCTTGCGCCGATTCAGCCAACGCTCGAATCGTTGGAGCCTGTAACAAAGAGGCAAGCGGCAAACGCACGCCATAGACACGCTCAACCTCGGCGATCATTCGGAGTGCCAGTAGTGAATGGCCCCCGAGATCGAAGAAATTGTCGTGGACTCCAATGGGGTGAATGGTAAGCAGCTTTTCCCACAGCTTGACCAAAAACACTTCAACGTCATTCCTCGCTGGTTCTAAAGGCTTGTCATCGGAGTGATGCTCGACCGACAATTCCGCGACTGGCTCGGTGGCGAGTGCTCGACGATCGACCTTACCATTGGGCGTCAGTGGAAGCTGCGAACGGGGCACCACGAAGCTGGGGATCATGTAATCAGGAAGCTTCGATCGAAGTACCGCCTTCACCGCGTTCGGATCGAGTTTTTGGCCAGCTCGGACGATCACGTAGGCGACCAGCCTTTGGTCATCGACCCCAAATTCCTTCGGTACGACGACCCCTTCAAGAATGGCCGGGTTATCAGCGAGTAACGATTCGATTTCTTCGAGTTCAATCCGATAACCTCGAAGCTTGATCTGATTGTCGATTCTCCCTAAGCAATCAATCTCACCCGTAGGTCGAAATTTGGTCAAGTCACCTGTGCGGTACAGTCGCTCTGCTGGATCGTCGGAGAATGGATTGGGGATGAACCGATCGTTGGTCAGCTCGGGTCGATTCAAATAGCCTTTTGCGAGCCCGGCACCGCCGAGATGCAGCTCACCAGGAATACCGATCGGAACGGGGTTCTGGTCATGGTCCAGGATGTAGGCTTGCGTGTTGGCGATGGGACGTCCAATCGATATTGGCAGGTCTGCATCTTCGATGCGACATCGGGTGGACCAGATTGTCGTTTCGCTCGGGCCGTAGAGATTCCAGAGCCCGGCACCTTTGCCGATCAGTTTTTTGGCCAAATCCCGCGGCAATTCCTCACCGGTAGAGATGATCTTCAAACCTTCGCTTCCCGACCAGCCTGCATGCAGCAGCATTTTCCATGTCGCTGGAGTCGGTTGCATGAACGTGGGCTGACAATCACGCAATAGCCGTAGCAATTGATCACCGTCCGTGGCAGCGTCTTGGTTGGCAATCACGAGCTTGCCGCCGTTAACCAAGGGGAGAAACAGCTCTGCCATCGCGATGTCAAAAGACAAGGTCGTGACCGCCAGCATCGTGTCTTGATCCGTAAAGCCGGGATCTCGCGAGATCGAAGTGAGCAAGTTGACGAGGTTGCGGTGAGTCAACTGAACCCCTTTCGGTTGTCCTGTTGAGCCAGACGTGTAGATGGTATAGGCGGTCTGAGAAGCGGTTAGCTTGACGGTTCCTGGCTTCTTCGCAAGCGTGTTCCCTGCTTCAACGCAGAGCGTCGCCAGCGGTGCGCTGCCGAATCTCGATAACAGTTCAGGTTGCGAGACCAGTAGCCGTATACCGGAGTCTGCGATCATCAAACGAATGCGGTCGTCTGGAAAGTCCGGGTCGATCGGAGTGAAGCAACCACCCGCCTTGAGGATGGCAAGTACGGCGACCACCATGTCCAGCGATCGTTCAATGCACAGTCCAACGGGTTCTTCGGGGGTCAATCCATGGTCCAAAATGGATTGGGCAAGGTTGTTGGCGCGACCATCCAACTCCGCATAGGTCAGCGTTTCATTATCAAAAATAGCCGCGACGCGCGTGGGTGTTATCTTAACTTGCTTTTCGAAAAGCTCTTCCACGCGACATTGTTCGGGGTAGGGGGCCGACGTTGCATTCCAATCAACAAGTATCTGCTTGCGTTCTTGTTCGTTCAGAATGGGCAAGTCACCAAGGGCTTGAGTTGGATGGTCCGCGATTCCACGCAGCAGGGTTTCGTAGTGCCCCACCCAGCGACGGATTGTTTCTTCCTCATACAGGTCCGAGTTGTAGTCGAGGTAAAGCTCCAGTCCCTGTTTGGTTTCATTGAGATTAAAGAACAGATCGAAGGTCGAAGTGGTCTTGACGGTTTGAGAAACCTCGACCTCCAGTTCAGGAAACTCAAGTCCTTCGCCATCACGGTCGAGATTGAAGTTGATCTCCGTTAGCGCCAACCGGCTGGCATCGCGAGGAACTCGCAATTCGCGAACAATTCTTCCCAGCGTGCACTCTTGATGATCATACGCATCGAGAACGCGAGTTTGGGTGGAAGCGACGAGAGTTTCAAAGGAATCGCGAAAACTGATTTGCGAGCGAATCGGTAATAGATTCACGCAGTGTCCGACGAGGCATGGGTTTTCCGCCGCGAGTTGCCCAGCGGTTGGGATGGTGACCACGATGTCCTGCTGTCCCGAGAGTCTTGCGAGGAGGACGTTCAATGCAGAGAGCGTGATCGAGAATAGCGTGACCTTATTTTCCGCTGCGACTTTCTTTGTCGCTTGGTAGACATCGGGCGAGAAACGGTGGATGAACGTGCTGCCGGCGAAGCTTTTGATCGCCGGACGGGGGCGATCCGATGGCAATTCAAGCGGTTCTGGCAAGTCACGGAATTGGTCTTTCCAATAGGAGACCGCCACATCGACTGACGCCTGCTCGGAAGCTTCTCTGGCAACGTAGTCGCAGAACTCGGCTGCTTCGGGTAATTCGGGGGGGCGTTCCTCGAGCGTGGCGGTATAGACCTCGGCAATTTCGCCAAGCATCAGATTGGTCGACCATCCATCACTGACGAGATGATGCGCGGAAAAGAAGAGTAGGTGCTCATCGTTCTTCACGGTGACCAGCTGCAACCGGATTAATGGCCCCGCGGACAAGTCGAAAGGTGACGAACCGAAGTGTTTTGCCGTGGCCGCGAGAGCCTGCTCCCGTTGCTGACTCGAGTCATGTCGCAGGTCTTGCCGGTCGATCGCAATGGGCTGAGGCGGGCGTGATTCCTGATACGAGCCATGGGTGTCAAAGCGAACATGGAGTTCACCATGCCGCGAAACGACGGTCTGAATCGCATCACACAAACGATCCGCATCCAGGCTGCCCCGGAATCGAACGAAGAACGGTTCGTTGTAGGAACATGAGGCCTTGTCTCCCATTTGAGACGTCACCCAGATCTCAAGCTGAGCTTCCGTTAGCGGAAACCTAGTGAGTTTTTTTTTTCGTTGAGTGTCGTTACGTGCCGAGTGCCCTACAGGTTCGACTTCCTCCGCGTCCGGCAAGAAACCGCCCTGTCGAATTTCGTTGCAACTATCCTTCACCGCTTGGATAATCCGATCGATGTCCTCGTCACTGTGTGCTGTGGAAAGAAAACAGTTATCACCCCATCCACGCGTGAAGATTCCACGGTCTAAGAGATGGAAGTACAGCAGGTCTGCATACTCGACTGCGGGCGGAAACATGAAACGAAACAACGACGTAAACTGCGCAACTCGAAAAGGATACTGCTCTTTTTCAAAAAAAGCATTGAGCGAATTGACCAGATAGGTTGTCTTCTCGGTCAGGCCTTGTTGCAACTCCGGTCCTGCCTCCTTGACCTTCATCAACACCTGGTGTGCGGCCGTCATTGCCAACGGGTGACGGACGAACGTTCCGGCAAAGAACGTCATATCGGCGGTCGGTTCGGAATCGTCTTCATAACGCCAATCGCCTCCATCAAGTGCATCCATGTATTCAGAGGAACCGGCTAAGGCCCCGATCGGCAAGCCTCCACCGAGCACCTTTCCATAGGTTGCCATGTCTCCCCAGACGCCAAACCACTCTTGAGCGCCGCCGGGGGCGGCTCGGAACCCGGTGATCACTTCGTCCATGACCAGGGCGATCTGCTTTTCCTTCGTGATGCGACGCACTTCATGCAAGAACTCGCTGGGCTGCATGAACGGGTTGGCGCTTTGAACCGGTTCGACCAACACCGCAGCAATGTCATCCGCATGGTTCCGAATGGCTTCGAGCGCCTCGTCCGTTCCGTAATCGAGAACCATCGTAAGATCCGCCAACGCCTGTGGAACTCCCGGCGCTGCGGGTTGGGAGCGACGTTGTTGGCCCATTTGAATGGAGCGAACCAAGACTTGGTCAAAATTGCCGTGATAGTCTTTATTGAAGAAGACAATCTTCGATTTTCCGGTCACCGTTCTTGCGAGTCGCATTGCTGCCATCACCGCTTCGGATCCGGTATTGCAAAAAGAAACGCGCCTCTTTCGCGAAAAGTCACATAACAACTGAGCAACCTCTCCCGCCAACGGAGATTGCGGTCCAACCTCGACCCCCATTTTTAGTTGCTCGGCAACGGCCTCGGTGATGAAGTCGGGGGATTGTCCGAATAGATTCAATCCAAAGCCCATTGCGATATCAATGTACTCGTTTCCATCGATATCCCAAAGCTTGCTGCCCCTCGACCGATCGACGGCAATCTGATAGACGATCGACTTCCAAATGCGTCGATAGCCAGCGACACCTCGAGGATCGGCAAAGTGCGGGCGATGCTGCTGCGCGTGGGCACGTGACTTTGCGGTGCGCCGAGTGAACCGAGCGATCAGGGTGTCAAGATGCTGTTGCTGGCGATCGGTCAGTCCACCGTCTGCGGCTCGGCGGACAGGTTTATAGGGACCAAATCGCTCAAGCGTTCGTGGTTGCTTGGTTTCGAGCGTTGCCTTCTCAGCAACCGGTCTTTCCGGTTGGCTCGAAGTCTTACTGCTCTCGGCTGACCGCTGATCGCCATCCGGAACGTGAAGTTCGCTTGGTGTCGCGGTTTGAGCAGATGGCGCGGATGCCGTCGTTTGAGTCCGGGGCGCGTTGACCGGCGACGAGTTCGGAGTGGTTCGCCTTGACTCGGCCAGAAGTTGCAGTTGCAGGCTCATCAACTCATTTTGCTGAGAGATGATTGCCGCCAATCC
This window of the Novipirellula artificiosorum genome carries:
- a CDS encoding non-ribosomal peptide synthetase, yielding MSDQTVNESILIESAESAIGKLLSEASGFELSELDRQASFPELGLDSLFLVQFSQKIKSQLRVKVTFRQLLEEIPSISALVEHVAKHLPDDLVSQGSLATDVSDSVGDTSQTSTGAIPAAEAEGSVRVDPPPTATSPSPFTAEPVAQPPQADTATSLGATIEPVSLPAMHQAPVDAASSVSTDRAGLAAIISQQNELMSLQLQLLAESRRTTPNSSPVNAPRTQTTASAPSAQTATPSELHVPDGDQRSAESSKTSSQPERPVAEKATLETKQPRTLERFGPYKPVRRAADGGLTDRQQQHLDTLIARFTRRTAKSRAHAQQHRPHFADPRGVAGYRRIWKSIVYQIAVDRSRGSKLWDIDGNEYIDIAMGFGLNLFGQSPDFITEAVAEQLKMGVEVGPQSPLAGEVAQLLCDFSRKRRVSFCNTGSEAVMAAMRLARTVTGKSKIVFFNKDYHGNFDQVLVRSIQMGQQRRSQPAAPGVPQALADLTMVLDYGTDEALEAIRNHADDIAAVLVEPVQSANPFMQPSEFLHEVRRITKEKQIALVMDEVITGFRAAPGGAQEWFGVWGDMATYGKVLGGGLPIGALAGSSEYMDALDGGDWRYEDDSEPTADMTFFAGTFVRHPLAMTAAHQVLMKVKEAGPELQQGLTEKTTYLVNSLNAFFEKEQYPFRVAQFTSLFRFMFPPAVEYADLLYFHLLDRGIFTRGWGDNCFLSTAHSDEDIDRIIQAVKDSCNEIRQGGFLPDAEEVEPVGHSARNDTQRKKKLTRFPLTEAQLEIWVTSQMGDKASCSYNEPFFVRFRGSLDADRLCDAIQTVVSRHGELHVRFDTHGSYQESRPPQPIAIDRQDLRHDSSQQREQALAATAKHFGSSPFDLSAGPLIRLQLVTVKNDEHLLFFSAHHLVSDGWSTNLMLGEIAEVYTATLEERPPELPEAAEFCDYVAREASEQASVDVAVSYWKDQFRDLPEPLELPSDRPRPAIKSFAGSTFIHRFSPDVYQATKKVAAENKVTLFSITLSALNVLLARLSGQQDIVVTIPTAGQLAAENPCLVGHCVNLLPIRSQISFRDSFETLVASTQTRVLDAYDHQECTLGRIVRELRVPRDASRLALTEINFNLDRDGEGLEFPELEVEVSQTVKTTSTFDLFFNLNETKQGLELYLDYNSDLYEEETIRRWVGHYETLLRGIADHPTQALGDLPILNEQERKQILVDWNATSAPYPEQCRVEELFEKQVKITPTRVAAIFDNETLTYAELDGRANNLAQSILDHGLTPEEPVGLCIERSLDMVVAVLAILKAGGCFTPIDPDFPDDRIRLMIADSGIRLLVSQPELLSRFGSAPLATLCVEAGNTLAKKPGTVKLTASQTAYTIYTSGSTGQPKGVQLTHRNLVNLLTSISRDPGFTDQDTMLAVTTLSFDIAMAELFLPLVNGGKLVIANQDAATDGDQLLRLLRDCQPTFMQPTPATWKMLLHAGWSGSEGLKIISTGEELPRDLAKKLIGKGAGLWNLYGPSETTIWSTRCRIEDADLPISIGRPIANTQAYILDHDQNPVPIGIPGELHLGGAGLAKGYLNRPELTNDRFIPNPFSDDPAERLYRTGDLTKFRPTGEIDCLGRIDNQIKLRGYRIELEEIESLLADNPAILEGVVVPKEFGVDDQRLVAYVIVRAGQKLDPNAVKAVLRSKLPDYMIPSFVVPRSQLPLTPNGKVDRRALATEPVAELSVEHHSDDKPLEPARNDVEVFLVKLWEKLLTIHPIGVHDNFFDLGGHSLLALRMIAEVERVYGVRLPLASLLQAPTIRALAESAQDGWKPNWDSLVPIQDGNDKLPPLFFIHAAHGNVLLYRELAIRLGKERPIYGLQARGLNGEAEVHTTVQEMATDYLKEIRKVQPQGPYHLGGYCLGGTIAYEISQQLSKEGEAIDLLALFDTTSQQFKETLWTSSYRRIQNIGFHAANLVRRGPRGAYPFVLGKLVELRSRFSRRWAVGVTKLAHATRIRKKPPLQLLEKINDQANDRYVHQPYSGRVTIFKPRKAYSGYDDPTLGWGNGLVQDLDVVELDVYPAGMLMEPYVEELAIEIQRRLSQRP
- a CDS encoding lipid II:glycine glycyltransferase FemX; translation: MIQSNGHTASASPIEPARDQQGSLECVTTDQWQEFVDSRSESTAFHHGRWLKLLQQHYGFPLRIYAWKQAGEVVAGLPFLETRTLFGKKMLISLPFSDNLRALGKDVTSLSGLRQGLQTTNFGRHVCVLNKTDAPLGFCCTPSGLVRHELNLTRSATDIESGYPRSLAQNLRKAYKANLQFKIRNDAEALEIFYRLHIKTRRKHGIPVQSCRFFSRLHQQMIVGGLGFIATASHCGHVVAAGVFLPYQQTLLYKYAASDGAALDLRPNDFLVHHVMKYGVESPMTKLDFGTSREIEIGLRRFKQKWGAIESTIYNDCLTGRIASDQGDSSAMSIARAVIRNSPSIACRAAGKLFYPFSA